The Acidimicrobiales bacterium region AAGGGTGCCGTGAAGGCGTTCCTCGGTGCGGCTCGCCGACGGCCGACGGGGCCGGAACACCCTCTTCCTGGTGCTGTTGGGCGCGACCCGCGCTCTCGTCGGCAGCCGACACGGGCTGGGCACCGCTTGGCTCAGAGGCTTGGGGTGGATCGGACCAAGGGGTGAGGGGCGGATCGGTGACGGGGTCGACGGGAGGAACCCGATCGCCACCGTCCCAGGGCGCTGACAGCTGCTGGGGGCGATGCCGGAAGTGCTGCGCGAGGTCGTACACCCCGCGGCTGGTGCGGATGGCCCGGCCAGCGTCGTGCTCGTGACCCAGCGCATCGGCCAGAGCCTTCACCGGGTGGACGCCAGCCACCAGATACCCGTAGCGGTGGAGCCAAGCGTGGATCTCGACCAGGGGTAGCTCACCATGCCGGTCAAGGATCTGAAGGCACGCCTGGCGGAGGGCGACCCCTCCCAGAGGTCGGGCCTCCGCCGGCGCCGCCGGCAACGGAGCAGCACCGATGCCGGGAGGTCGCCGACCACGCTGCCAAGCCACGGCGGGCCAGAGGTGGTCGCGGAGATCCGCCAGCTCGTCGAGGACGTCGAGCCGGCGCTCGGCCGTGGTCGCCATCGACCGGTCGAGCTCGTGCAACTCCCAGGCCAAGGCTTCCCGTCGCAGGTGAGCCTCCCGGCGATGTTGCGGCGAGATCCCCGCCTCCACCCGGTTCCGGAACGTTCGAGGATCGCCCAAGCCCGACGGACGACCAGGGATCGGAGCGGGATCCCACAAGGGCGATGGATGATGACCAGGCGAACAACCCGACCATGAGGAGGAGGGCATCGGAGCCTCCGGGCGTCAACGGCAGCGCACTAGACGGTCCCAAGAAGACCGTGATCCGCCACCACCAGGCGCCGTCAGCCCATCGTGCACCCCCGGTGTGACAACGAGGCCCCTGCCCTCAACTCATCCCTTGATCGTCAGCCGTCGAATCGACAACGAATCGCCACGCGACGGGTGAAGGGAGGGCGAGGCGATGAGGCTGAGCTTGGCTTGACCGAGCCAGCCAGCGTCGGTCAGGCCGGGTCAGCCCACGCCGATGAGATCGACCACGAAGACCAGGGTCTCGTTCGGGGCGATGGCCCCGGGAGCGCCGCGGGAGCCGTAGGCCAACGCCGGAGGGATGGTGAGGCGGCGACGGCCACCGACCTTCATGCCGGCCACGCCGTCGTCCCAGCCCTGGATGACCTGGCCCCTACCCAGCCGGAAGCCGAACGTGTCGCCCCGGTCCCAGGAGGCGTCGAACTGCTCACCCGTCGACCACGACACGCCCACGTAGTGGACCTCGACGTTGTGGCCGGCCACCGCTTCGTCGCCGTCGCCGGTGGTGAGGTCGTCGATGACCAGCTCGGTGGGCGGAGCGGTGTCAGCGGGGATGGTGACGTCAGGCTTGGCCATGGGCGCCACCCTAGGAGCTGCACCCGACCGGCCGGCCACGACCACGGCCGCTCAACCGACCCCGTCCCGGAGCGGGTCACGGTCAGCCCTCGGTGATGCGCTGGAGGAGGCGGACCATCTCCACCGCGGTGTGGGCGCCCTCCTCCCCGACGTTGTGGCCGCCGGGTCCCTCGGAACGCTCCAGGGCCTGGTCCAGGTCCTCGGTGGTCAGCACCCCGAACACGATGGGCACCCCGGTGGCCAGGCCGGCCCGCTGGATGCCGGCCGCGCACTCGCCGGCCACCGCCTCGTAGTGGGTGGTGGCCCCCCGGATCACGCAGCCCAGCCCGATCACCGCGTCGACCCGGCCCGAGGTGGCGAAGGCCTTGGCCGCCAGGGGGATCTCGAAGGCCCCCGGCACCCAATCCACGATCGGCGCGTCGGCGCCCAGGGCGGCCAGGCCCCGCGCCACCCCGTCGAGGAGGCGGAAGGTGATGGCGTCGTTGAACCGGCCGCACACCACCGCCACCCGGACGCCCCGCCCGTCCAGGACCGGCTCGACCCGGCGCTCGGAGACGGTGTCGCCGGCCATCAGGCCTCATCCCCCGCCGCGACCGGGGGGTCGGCCGGCGGCATGGGTGCCGCCCCCTCGGCCACCTCGTCCAGGCCCTCCAGCAGGTGGCCCATGCGGTCCCGCTTGGTGCGCAGGTAGGCGATGTTCTCCGGGTTGGGGGCGATGATGGAGGGCACCCGGGCGGTGATGTCCAGGCCGAAGCCCTCCAGGCCGCCGTACTTGGCGGGGTTGTTGGTGATGATGCGCATGGTGGTGAGGCCCAGGTCGTTCAGGATCTGGGCCCCGATGCCGTACTCCCGGCTGTCGACCGGCAGGCCCAGCTCGGTGTTGGCGTCCACCGTGTCGTGGCCCTCGTCCTGGAGCGTGTAGGCCCGGATCTTGTGGCCGATGCCGATGCCCCGGCCCTCGTGGCCCCGCAGGTACACGATCACCCCCCGGTCCTCGGCCGCGATCATCTGCATGGCCGCGTCGAGCTGCACCCCGCAGTCGCAGCGCATGGAGCCGAACACGTCGCCGGTCAGGCACTCGCTGTGCACCCGGACCAGCACGTCGTCGGCCCCGTGGACCGAGCCCCGGACCATCGCCACGTGCTGCTCGCCGTCCAGCACCGACTCGAACACGTAGCTGGTGAAGTCGCCCCACCGGGTCGGGATGCGGGCCTCGGCCACCCGGCGCACCAGCTTCTCGGTGCGGCGCCGGTAACGGATGAGATCGGCGATGGAGATGAACTTCAGCCCGTGCTCCCGGGCGAAGACCACCAGGTCGGGCACCCGGGCCATCTCCAGCTTGTCCTCGTTGACGATCTCGCACAGGACCCCTACGGGGGCCAGGCCGGCCAGGCGGGCCAGGTCCAGGGCGGCCTCGGTGTGGCCGGCCCGCTTGAGCACGCCGCCCTCCCGGGCCACCAGGGGGAAGATGTGGCCGGGGCGGGCCAGGTCGCCGGGCCGGGTGGCCGGGTCGACCAACGAGCGGATGGTGGCCGAGCGGTCGGCGGCCGAGATGCCGGTGGAGGTGCCGTGCCGGTAGTCGACGGTCACGGTGAAGGCGGTGCGCATGCTCTCGGTGTTCTGCTCCACCATGGGACGCAGGTCGAGCTCCGCCGCCCGCTCGGCGGTGACCGGGGCGCAGATGACCCCGGAGGAGTGCTTGAGGAAGAAGGCCAGGGCCTCGGGGGTCACGGCCTCGGCCGCCATGATCAGGTCGCCCTCGTTCTCGCGGTCCTCGTCGTCCACCACCACCACGATCTCGCCCCGCCCGACGGCGGCGATGGCGTCCTCGATGGGGTCGAAGGGGGTGGGCGGCGGGTGGGGATCGGTCATGGGTGGCTCCAGGTGCTGGCGTCGGGCCCGGATGGTGCCCGCGGGGTGAGATCGGTGGGATGGGTTCGGGCCGCGGTCACGGGGCCGCCTCCCGGGGGTGGTCGGCGTACCAGGCGAGCAGGCGCTCGACGTGCTTGGCGGTGACGTCGACCTCGAGGTTCACCGCCGCGCCGGGACCCCGGTGGCCGAGCGTCGTGACCTCCGAGGTGTGGGGGATGATGGCCACCGAGAGGCCGTCGTCGTGCACGGCGGCCACGGTCAGGCTCACCCCGTCGATGGTGATCGAGCCCTTCTCGACCACGTAGCGGAGGAGGTCGTCGGGCACCGTGACCCGCAGGTCGGGGGCGGGGGTCACGACGTGGCCGACGCCGTCCACGTGGCCCTGGACGATGTGGCCCCCGAGCCGGTCGCTGGCCCGCACCGGGCGCTCCAGGTTGACCGGGTCGCCGGGGGCCAGGGCGCCCAGCGCGGTGCGGGCGAAGGTCTCGGCGACCACGTCGGCCTCCCACCAGCCGTCCCCGAGGGCCACCACCGTGAGGCAGGTGCCGTTGACGGCGATGGAGTCGCCCAGGCCGGCGTCGCTGGTGACCAGGTCGGCCCGGATGCGCAGGCGGGGGCCCTGGCGGTGGGCGACGTGGCCCAGCTCCTCGACGATGCCGGTGAACATCAGGCGGCTGCTCCTTCGGGAGGCGAGGCGGCCGCGGGGAGCGTCGCCCCTCCGCCGGTCCGGGGGTGGACCTCGACCCGCAGGTCGGGGCCCAGGGGGGTGACCGAGGCGACCTCGCCCCGCCACAGGCCGTCGACGGACGCCGCGCCCGGGCCCCGGAACAGGCCGGGGGCGTCGTCGCCTCCGGCCAGGGCGGGGGCCAGGTACAGCACGTAGCGGTCGACCAGGCCGGCCCGGTGGAACGACCCGGCCACCGCCGCGCCCCCCTCGACCAGCACCTGGAGCACGCCGTCGGCCCCCAGGCGGCCCAGCAGGGCCCCCAGGTCGCCGTCCACGTCGCTCCACTGGGTGCAGGGGTGGACCCGGGCCCCCTCGGGAGCGTGGCCCAGGACCACCCGGCGGGGGTCGGGGCCCTCCACCAGGCGGGTGGTCAGCGCCGGGTCGTCGGCGGCCACCGTGCCGGAACCCACCACCACGGCCTGGCTCTCGGCCCGGAGTCGGTGGGCGTCGGTGCGGGCCTCGGGCCCGGTGATCCACTGCGAGGTGCCGTCGGTCGCCGCCGTGCGGCCGTCCAGGGTGGAGGCCAGCTTCAGGACGACCAGGGGCCGGCCGGTGCGGCGGTGGTGGAGGTAGGGGGCGAGCTGCTCGGCCACCTCGGCCTCCCGGCACCCGACCTCGACGGCCACCCCGGCGGCCCGCAGGAGGGCCAGGCCCGTGCCCGCCACCTGGGGGTCGGGGTCGGCCACCCCGACGACGACCCGGGCCACCCCGGCCCCGACCAACGCCGCGGCGCAGGGACCGGTGCGGCCGGTGTGGGCGCAGGGCTCCAGGGTCACGTACGCGGTGGCCCCGGCGGTGGACGCCCCCGCCTCCCGGGCGGCCCGCAGGGCCTCCACCTCGGCATGAGGGCCGCCGGGCGGGGCGGTGGCCCCCCCGTGCACCCCCCCGTCGGCCGTGACCACCACGGCACCGACCCACGGGTTGGGCGCCGTGCGGGTGCGGGCCGCGGCAGCGAGGGCGATGGCCTGGGCCATGTGCTGCTCGTCGGTCGTGGCGGTCACCGGGTCTCCTCGGTCGGCTGCGGGGAGACGGCGGGCGCGGACAGGAGACGGCACGGGTGCCGCTCGTCCTCGCTTCCATCCGGACTGTGACCGTCGGCCCCGGGGTTCCACCGGGTCAGCCCCCCCGGCGGACCGGAGGGGGTCGTGGGCTCTCACCACCGGTCGGGACTTCCACCCAACCCCGCGAGGTGCGTTCAGTTGTCCCC contains the following coding sequences:
- a CDS encoding FKBP-type peptidyl-prolyl cis-trans isomerase: MAKPDVTIPADTAPPTELVIDDLTTGDGDEAVAGHNVEVHYVGVSWSTGEQFDASWDRGDTFGFRLGRGQVIQGWDDGVAGMKVGGRRRLTIPPALAYGSRGAPGAIAPNETLVFVVDLIGVG
- the ribD gene encoding bifunctional diaminohydroxyphosphoribosylaminopyrimidine deaminase/5-amino-6-(5-phosphoribosylamino)uracil reductase RibD gives rise to the protein MTATTDEQHMAQAIALAAAARTRTAPNPWVGAVVVTADGGVHGGATAPPGGPHAEVEALRAAREAGASTAGATAYVTLEPCAHTGRTGPCAAALVGAGVARVVVGVADPDPQVAGTGLALLRAAGVAVEVGCREAEVAEQLAPYLHHRRTGRPLVVLKLASTLDGRTAATDGTSQWITGPEARTDAHRLRAESQAVVVGSGTVAADDPALTTRLVEGPDPRRVVLGHAPEGARVHPCTQWSDVDGDLGALLGRLGADGVLQVLVEGGAAVAGSFHRAGLVDRYVLYLAPALAGGDDAPGLFRGPGAASVDGLWRGEVASVTPLGPDLRVEVHPRTGGGATLPAAASPPEGAAA
- a CDS encoding riboflavin synthase, with the translated sequence MFTGIVEELGHVAHRQGPRLRIRADLVTSDAGLGDSIAVNGTCLTVVALGDGWWEADVVAETFARTALGALAPGDPVNLERPVRASDRLGGHIVQGHVDGVGHVVTPAPDLRVTVPDDLLRYVVEKGSITIDGVSLTVAAVHDDGLSVAIIPHTSEVTTLGHRGPGAAVNLEVDVTAKHVERLLAWYADHPREAAP
- the ribH gene encoding 6,7-dimethyl-8-ribityllumazine synthase; amino-acid sequence: MAGDTVSERRVEPVLDGRGVRVAVVCGRFNDAITFRLLDGVARGLAALGADAPIVDWVPGAFEIPLAAKAFATSGRVDAVIGLGCVIRGATTHYEAVAGECAAGIQRAGLATGVPIVFGVLTTEDLDQALERSEGPGGHNVGEEGAHTAVEMVRLLQRITEG
- a CDS encoding bifunctional 3,4-dihydroxy-2-butanone-4-phosphate synthase/GTP cyclohydrolase II, which translates into the protein MTDPHPPPTPFDPIEDAIAAVGRGEIVVVVDDEDRENEGDLIMAAEAVTPEALAFFLKHSSGVICAPVTAERAAELDLRPMVEQNTESMRTAFTVTVDYRHGTSTGISAADRSATIRSLVDPATRPGDLARPGHIFPLVAREGGVLKRAGHTEAALDLARLAGLAPVGVLCEIVNEDKLEMARVPDLVVFAREHGLKFISIADLIRYRRRTEKLVRRVAEARIPTRWGDFTSYVFESVLDGEQHVAMVRGSVHGADDVLVRVHSECLTGDVFGSMRCDCGVQLDAAMQMIAAEDRGVIVYLRGHEGRGIGIGHKIRAYTLQDEGHDTVDANTELGLPVDSREYGIGAQILNDLGLTTMRIITNNPAKYGGLEGFGLDITARVPSIIAPNPENIAYLRTKRDRMGHLLEGLDEVAEGAAPMPPADPPVAAGDEA